NNNNNNNNNNNNNNNNNNNNNNNNNNNNNNNNNNNNNNNNNNNNNNNNNNNNNNNNNNNNNNNNNNNNNNNNNNNNNNNNNNNNNNNNNNNNNNNNNNNNNNNNNNNNNNNNNNNNNNNNNNNNNNNNNNNNNNNNNNNNNNNNNNNNNNNNNNNNNNNNNNNNNNNNNNNNNNNNNNNNNNNNNNNNNNNNNNNNNNNNNNNNNNNNNNNNNNNNNNNNNNNNNNNNNNNNNNNNNNNNNNNNNNNNNNNNNNNNNNNNNNNNNNNNNNNNNNNNNNNNNNNNNNNNNNNNNNNNNNNNNNNNNNNNNNNNNNNNNNNNNNNNNNNNNNNNNNNNNNNNNNNNNNNNNNNNNNNNNNNNNNNNNNNNNNNNNNNNNNNNNNNNNNNNNNNNNNNNNNNNNNNNNNNNNNNNNNNNNNNNNNNNNNNNNNNNNNNNNNNNNNNNNNNNNNNNNNNNNNNNNNNNNNNNNNNNNNNNNNNNNNNNNNNNNNNNNNNNNNNNNNNNNNNNNNNNNNNNNNNNNNNNNNNNNNNNNNNNNNNNNNNNNNNNNNNNNNNNNNNNNNNNNNNNNNNNNNNNNNNNNNNNNNNNNNNNNNNNNNNNNNNNNNNNNNNNNNNNNNNNNNNNNNNNNNNNNNNNNNNNNNNNNNNNNNNNNNNNNNNNNNNNNNNNNNNNNNNNNNNNNNNNNNNNNNNNNNNNNNNNNNNNNNNNNNNNNNNNNNNNNNNNNNNNNNNNNNNNNNNNNNNNNNNNNNNNNNNNNNNNNNNNNNNNNNNNNNNNNNNNNNNNNNNNNNNNNNNNNNNNNNNNNNNNNNNNNNNNNNNNNNNNNNNNNNNNNNNNNNNNNNNNNNNNNNNNNNNNNNNNNNNNNNNNNNNNNNNNNNNNNNNNNNNNNNNNNNNNNNNNNNNNNNNNNNNNNNNNNNNNNNNNNNNNNNNNNNNNNNNNNNNNNNNNNNNNNNNNNNNNNNNNNNNNNNNNNNNNNNNNNNNNNNNNNNNNNNNNNNNNNNNNNNNNNNNNNNNNNNNNNNNNNNNNNNNNNNNNNNNNNNNNNNNNNNNNNNNNNNNNNNNNNNNNNNNNNNNNNNNNNNNNNNNNNNNNNNNNNNNNNNNNNNNNNNNNNNNCCTATGTGTGACGCGCAGTGCATTTGATGATCGAGTGTCCGAGAGTACTTGTACACCATAAAATCAGCCAAGTTATCCAAAAATTATAGACTGATCATATGTTTCAGCTGACAATTATATcctaataatatgttttttgagATAATTTCTAATACGCTACCTGTTTTGCATCAACAAATACCGATAATATTTGTAAGACAGGACAGCAAGGCGAACTCCAAAAACGtttaccatttttatcaataGTTAACTTTCTCCCATAATACTTACGAATGTCAGTAATATACATGgcattatttatatgataaacaatactattattacaacggtaccatcataattattctcGTCTCAGATATTTTGCAACAgcagaaaaaatcaaaacataacagATATAACAACGGGGGGAAATTACGTAATTAGGCTTGAAATACCGAAAGCATCAACCATTTCATAAAACAGCGATTCAAAGTCTCGAAGCATGAATAGNNNNNNNNNNNNNNNNNNNNNNNNNNNNNNNNNNNNNNNNNNGTGAACAGTGCCCTTTTGTTTACCTTGGGTGATGTTGCCTTGTTTCTCGATCATATGCGCCAGACCCACTTGGTTAAAGAAAATGGTACCCATCAGAGACTCCTTTTCGATTCCAGTGATTTGTTGCTGATCTTTTGGGCTCAGGTTCAGCCCCGCCGCACTGCTGAGCAATGCCAGGACCAAAAGCACTCGCTTAGCCATGGCTCTACACTGAATGCCCTCGACACACAGATAGACGGGGGCCAACGGAGATGGACATGGCGCAATCACACGGGTTCGCTACAAGTTCGGTTCAGGCTTTTCcttattctgttgttgtttcattttatATCNNNNNNNNNNNNNNNNNNNNNNNNNNNNNNNNNNNNNNNNNNNNNNNNNNNNNNNNNNNNNNNNNNNNNNNNNNNNNNNNNNNNNNNNNNNNNNNNNNNNNNNNNNNNNNNNNNNNNNNNNNNNNCTATTTAACATATAACAGGCATAAATCACACAAATAAATTGTGCACATATGAGCACGCCtgtatatgcttgtgtatatgatacatacagacacattcaCATNNNNNNNNNNNNNNNNNNNNNNNNNNNNNNNNNNNNNNNNNNNNNNNNNNNNNNNNNNNNNNNNNNNNNNNNNNNNNNNNNNNNNNNNNNNNNNNNNNNNNNNNNNNNNNNNNNNNNNNNNNNNNNCGCCATGCATTTGTCTTCTTATCAATTTAAGCAACATAACACTAGAATAAGTGCTAGCCggttataacacataatatatttccCGCCAAACCATTAATTATTATCACCTAGTAACGTCAAAACATTCGCTATTGCATACTGCTCAATTAAAAGCAANNNNNNNNNNNNNNNNNNNNNNNNNNNNNNNNAGCCAAGTTAAATAGCCACTGATTTTGTCATAACTTGAAGATTTATAATATTGaacattttcctcctctctcccatgaACTAAGAGTGCAGGCCATACTCcttttagagaggggggggggagaaacattACCTTTGGGGTTCACTTGTTtcgtaagaaaaaatatatatttttctcttttttatttttatcgggTAGGTTAATCAATATGCCCGCATCGGAAGCCCAAATAGATAAGAAATTAGCAATGTACTAGTTCATCTATCAAACGGGGAAGATCTTGCCCCTTCTCTTGGCCAGTTACAGGAAACCGGGCAAAAACTCTACAGTGCTTTTGAACCGGAAGTGGTCATTCGCCATCTTCATGGGATTTTTTCTTTGTGGGAGATTTTGGTTTTCCGTTTGGCCCCTGGTGGCGGTATGCTCGTAGTAACGTCGATGGTGTTCTGCAGTGACGAAAACCGNNNNNNNNNNNNNNNNNNNNNNNNNNNNNNNNNNNNNNNNNNNNNNNNNNNNNNNNNNNNNNNNNNNNNNNNNNNNNNNNNNNNNNNNNNNNNNNNNNNNNNNNNNNNNNNNNNNNNNNNNNNNNNNNNNNNNNNNNNNNNNNNNNNNNNNNNNNNNNNNNNNNNNNNNNNNNNNNNNNNNNNNNNNNNNNNNNNNNNNNNNNNNNNNNNNNNNNNNNNNNNNNNNNNNNNNNNNNNNNNNNNNNNNNNNNNNNNNNNNNNNNNNNNNNNNNNNNNNNNNNNNNNNNNNNNNNNNNNNNCCTAACCTTTGGAATTCCCGAGTATCGGAAGCGAGAGCTGTTTGATACATCAGAGCTGGACGAGGATGGTAGACAGCGTTTGAGAAAAGACAACTTCAGTGAGAGTGGATCGATGAATAcggtatatagacagacagataaacctatatatgtgtgtgtttgtatatatatccatctataattCATTCGAGTATGTGTAAAATTCCTATTTCGATATTAAAACTGACGGAATGCATCGTGCCATAACCGTCTATTTTATAGCCaatcctcattttcattttggCAAAAACTGTTCTTTGGTATCACACGATGACTTTCATCAACAAATGAATTTAATATAAGTAGTATTCACGCTGAATCGACTTGTACTCTTTCTGATCTTCACTTTTCGGACAAAAATTGTTTCACAGGCGACTAACAAGACGTGACAGAAGAGGCGAAAAGGCAGCAGATCAAGAAGTGGAATCTGATCAGTTTGTGCCAGAATTTGTAGATTTTCAGGAAGGAACAGAGAAGCCAGTGATGCATGTGGTTCTCCAAGACAGATTTGGGGAATGAGAGTGAATGGACGAATTAGTAAACGAGGAGAACTAAAATAGGGGGATTGATAGAGCTTCAGAACTTAAGTTAGTAAATGCAAACGAGGAGCTTTTAACGAAATTAAATGGGTTCGAATTCATGAGAAAATTCTGAGTTCTTANNNNNNNNNNNNNNNNNNNNNNNNNNNNNNNNNNNNNNNNNNNNNNNNNNNNNNNNNNNNNNNNNNNNNNNNNNNNNNNNNNNNNNNNNNNNNNNNNNNNNNNNNNNNNNNNNNNNNNNNNNNNNNNNNNNNNNNNNNNNNNNNNNNNNNNNNNNNNNNNNNNNNNNNNNNNNNNNNNNNNNNNNNNNNNNNNNNNNNNNNNNNNNNNNNNNNNNNNNNNNNNNNNNNNNNNNNNNNNNNNNNNNNNNNNNNNNNNNNNNNNNNNNNNNNNNNNNNNNNNNNNNNNNNNNNNNNNNNNNNNNNNNNNNNNNNNNNNNNNNNGCGCAACCTCTCCCGGTCTTGCGGCATTCGCGACCTAAAATATTCGAATtaaccttatttttttcattatcctgaTTTCCACTGTCATTATTAGAATTCAAGATCATGCATTTGGCTGATGGATACAGGTTTGGGATGGTATGCAATACAGAATATACAATACGTTAATATAAATCTCACAAGACGTCGGATGGTTTACGTATAAAAATCTGTTTGGAAACAGGGTCAAATTCTAGGACACTATACGAAGACTTAGAAGTACgaattatgtatacatgttatataaccTTATAGTAACCAACATATATACAGAAttttaacgtaaaaaaagaaTCGGTATTACAACCGCAAAAAAAGAGATCATACAATTATACCCATTTTAATTAGTAATAAAACGAAAATGGTACGATTATACCAACAGTAATNNNNNNNNNNNNNNNNNNNNNNNNNNNNNNNNNNNNNNNNNNNNNNNNNNNNNNNNNNNNNNNNNNNNNNNNNNNNNNNNNNNNNNNNNCGCGGGCGTGTGCGGGCAATGCCCATNNNNNNNNNNNNNNNNNNNNNNNNNNNNNNNNNNNNNNNNNNNNNNNNNNNNNNNNNNNNNNNNNNNNNNNNNNNNNNNNNNNNNNNNNNNNNNNNNNNNNNNNNNNNNNNNNNNNNNNNNNNNNNNNNNNNNNNNNNNNNNNNNNNNNNNNNNNNNNNNNNNNNNNNNNNNNNNNNNNNNNNNNNNNNNNNNNNNNNNNNNNNNNNNNNNNNNNNNNNNNNNNNNNNNNNNNNNNNNNNNNNNNNNNNNNNNNNNNNNNNNNNNNNNNNNNNNNNNNNNNNNNNNNNNNNNNNNNNNNNNNNNNNNNNNNNNNNNNNNNNNNNNNNNNNNNNNNNNNNNNNNNNNNNNNNNNNNNNNNNNNNNNNNNNNNNNNNNNNNNNNNNNNNNNNNNNNNNNNNNNNNNNNNNNNNNNNNNNNNNNNNNNNNNNNNNNNNNNNNNNNNNNNNNNNNNNNNNNNNNNNNNNNNNNNNNNNNNNNNNNNNNNNNNNNNNNNNNNNNNNNNNNNNNNNNNNNNNNNNNNNNNNNNNNNNNNNNNNNNNNNNNNNNNNNNNNNNNNNNNNNNNNNNNNNNNNNNNNNNNNNNNNNNNNNNNNNNNNNNNNNNNNNNNNNNNNNNNNNNNNNNNNNNNNNNNNNNNNNNNNNNNNNNNNNNNNNNNNNNNNNNNNNNNNNNNNNNNNNNNNNNNNNNNNNNNNNNNNNNNNNNNNNNNNNNNNNNNNNNNNNNNNNNNNNNNNNNNNNNNNNNNNNNNNNNNNNNNNNNNNNNNNNNNNNNNNNNNNNNNNNNNNNNNNNNNNNNNNNNNNNNNNNNNNNNNNNNNNNNNNNNNNNNNNNNNNNNNNNNNNNNNNNNNNNNNNNNNNNNNNNNNNNNNNNNNNNNNNNNNNNNNNNNNNNNNNNNNNNNNNNNNNNNNNNNNNNNNNNNNNNNNNNNNNNNNNNNNNNNNNNNNNNNNNNNNNNNNNNNNNNNNNNNNNNNNNNNNNNNNNNNNNNNNNNNNNNNNNNNNNNNNNNNNNNNNNNNNNNNNNNNNNNNNNNNNNNNNNNNNNNNNNNNNNNNNNNNNNNNNNNNNNNNNNNNNNNNNNNNNNNNNNNNNNNNNNNNNNNNNNNNNNNNNNNNNNNNNNNNNNNNNNNNNNNNNNNNNNNNNNNNNNNNNNNNNNNNNNNNNNNNNNNNNNNNNNNNNNNNNNNNNNNNNNNNNNNNNNNNNNNNNNNNNNNNNNNNNNNNNNNNNNNNNNNNNNNNNNNNNNNNNNNNNNNNNNNNNNNNNNNNNNNNNNNNNNNNNNNNNNNNNNNNNNNNNNNNNNNNNNNNNNNNNNNNNNNNNNNNNNNNNNNNNNNNNNNNNNNNNNNNNNNNNNNNNNNNNNNNNNNNNNNNNNNNNNNNNNNNNNNNNNNNNNNNNNNNNNNNNNNNNNNNNNNNNNNNNNNNNNNNNNNNNNNNNNNNNNNNNNNNNNNNNNNNNNNNNNNNNNNNNNNNNNNNNNNNNNNNNNNNNNNNNNNNNNNNNNNNNNNNNNNNNNNNNNNNNNNNNNNNNNNNNNNNNNNNNNNNNNNNNNNNNNNNNNNNNNNNNNNNNNNNNNNNNNNNNNNNNNNNNNNNNNNNNNNNNNNNNNNNNNNNNNNNNNNNNNNNNNNNNNNNNNNNNNNNNNNNNNNNNNNNNNNNNNNNNNNNNNNNNNNNNNNNNNNNNNNNNNNNNNNNNNNNNNNNNNNNNNNNNNNNNNNNNNNNNNNNNNNNNNNNNNNNNNNNNNNNNNNNNNNNNNNNNNNNNNNNNNNNNNNNNNNNNNNNNNNNNNNNNNNNNNNNNNNNNNNNNNNNNNNNNNNNNNNNNNNNNNNNNNNNNNNNNNNNNNNNNNNNNNNNNNNNNNNNNNNNNNNNNNNNNNNNNNNNNNNNNNNNNNNNNNNNNNNNNNNNNNNNNNNNNNNNNNNNNNNNNNNNNNNNNNNNNNNNNNNNNNNNNNNNNNNNNNNNNNNNNNNNNNNNNNNNNNNNNNNNNNNNNNNNNNNNNNNNNNNNNNNNNNNNNNNNNNNNNNNNNNNNNNNNNNNNNNNNNNNNNNNNNNNNNNNNNNNNNNNNNNNNNNNNNNNNNNNNNNNNNNNNNNNNNNNNNNNNNNNNNNNNNNNNNNNNNNNNNNNNNNNNNNNNNNNNNNNNNNNNNNNNNNNNNNNNNNNNNNNNNNNNNNNNNNNNNNNNNNNNNNNNNNNNNNNNNNNNNNNNNNNNNNNNNNNNNNNNNNNNNNNNNNNNNNNNNNNNNNNNNNNNNNNNNNNNNNNNNNNNNNNNNNNNNNNNNNNNNNNNNNNNNNNNNNNNNNNNNNNNNNNNNNNNNNNNNNNNNNNNNNNNNNNNNNNNNNNNNNNNNNNNNNNNNNNNNNNNNNNNNNNNNNNNNNNNNNNNNNNNNNNNNNNNNNNNNNNNNNNNNNNNNNNNNNNNNNNNNNNNNNNNNNNNNNNNNNNNNNNNNNNNNNNNNNNNNNNNNNNNNNNNNNNNNNNNNNNNNNNNNNNNNNNNNNNNNNNNNNNNNNNNNNNNNNNNNNNNNNNNNNNNNNNNNNNNNNNNNNNNNNNNNNNNNNNNNNNNNNNNNNNNNNNNNNNNNNNNNNNNNNNNNNNNNNNNNNNNNNNNNNNNNNNNNNNNNNNNNNNNNNNNNNNNNNNNNNNNNNNNNNNNNNNNNNNNNNNNNNNNNNNNNNNNNNNNNNNNNNNNNNNNNNNNNNNNNNNNNNNNNNNNNNNNNNNNNNNNNNNNNNNNNNNNNNNNNNNNNNNNNNNNNNNNNNNNNNNNNNNNNNNNNNNNNNNNNNNNNNNNNNNNNNNNNNNNNNNNNNNNNNNNNNNNNNNNNNNNNNNNNNNNNNNNNNNNNNNNNNNNNNNNNNNNNNNNNNNNNNNNNNNNNNNNNNNNNNNNNNNNNNNNNNNNNNNNNNNNNNNNNNNNNNNNNNNNNNNNNNNNNNNNNNNNNNNNNNNNNNNNNNNNNNNNNNNNNNNNNNNNNNNNNNNNNNNNNNNNNNNNNNNNNNNNNNNNNNNNNNNNNNNNNNNNNNNNNNNNNNNNNNNNNNNNNNNNNNNNNNNNNNNNNNNNNNNNNNNNNNNNNNNNNNNNNNNNNNNNNNNNNNNNNNNNNNNNNNNNNNNNNNNNNNNNNNNNNNNNNNNNNNNNNNNNNNNNNNNNNNNNNNNNNNNNNNNNNNNNNNNNNNNNNNNNNNNNNNNNNNNNNNNNNNNNNNNNNNNNNNNNNNNNNNNNNNNNNNNNNNNNNNNNNNNNNNNNNNNNNNNNNNNNNNNNNNNNNNNNNNNNNNNNNNNNNNNNNNNNNNNNNNNNNNNNNNNNNNNNNNNNNNNNNNNNNNNNNNNNNNNNNNNNNNNNNNNNNNNNNNNNNNNNNNNNNNNNNNNNNNNNNNNNNNNNNNNNNNNNNNNNNNNNNNNNNNNNNNNNNNNNNNNNNNNNNNNNNNNNNNNNNNNNNNNNNNNNNNNNNNNNNNNNNNNNNNNNNNNNNNNNNNNNNNNNNNNNNNNNNNNNNNNNNNNNNNNNNNNNNNNNNNNNNNNNNNNNNNNNNNNNNNNNNNNNNNNNNNNNNNNNNNNNNNNNNNNNNNNNNNNNNNNNNNNNNNNNNNNNNNNNNNNNNNNNNNNNNNNNNNNNNNNNNNNNNNNNNNNNNNNNNNNNNNNNNNNNNNNNNNNNNNNNNNNNNNNNNNNNNNNNNNNNNNNNNNNNNNNNNNNNNNNNNNNNNNNNNNNNNNNNNNNNNNNNNNNNNNNNNNNNNNNNNNNNNNNNNNNNNNNNNNNNNNNNNNNNNNNNNNNNNNNNNNNNNNNNNNNNNNNNNNNNNNNNNNNNNNNNNNNNNNNNNNNNNNNNNNNNNNNNNNNNNNNNNNNNNNNNNNNNNNNNNNNNNNNNNNNNNNNNTTCCCCTTAACAGCAAGTGACCCAAAATGTTGTTGCGACGGAGGCCTCCGCCAGGGGAAAAGCCTCGGGCGATGTCTACGGTTACTTAACCTGCGTGGATGTATTGCGGGAGTGAGGTCAGGTCACGCTCGCCTCGGGGAAGGGAGGTCAGCCGTTTACTTTCACTGCTaatatggaacaaaaaaaaagtattttctaaaagattttttttatttaactgcaCACATTAAACACAAAACTAGAATATAGCTGATAAATAACCGCGAATTTGCGTAGATTCGATCggatatagaaaagaaaacggttatgtaaaataataaaaactaaacctTCTAACCCTAGTACATAGAGGCGAGAATAGTGTACTGATATCAAAACTCAGTTGTTTttgagaatgagggaagggataggcgaacgggggggggggggggttaagggtttAACTTCCTCTACAGGTAAGgattcgtgccccccccccccctcgtcctgtTACCTCACCGTTAGACCGATAACTATGACTGCATACTTCGTCCGCATTTTTTCGCCCGCTTTGGAAGTATCGCAAGAACAgcataagaaagaaaaggggaaatatgcGAGTCAcgtcctctcaccctccccccccccgtcgttCGTGTACATCCAAGGTACATCTGATTATTATTGCGGACTTTTTACTTCATTATGAACGAGACATTGCTCTAATGTAATTTTGTCCTTTGNNNNNNNNNNNNNNNNNNNNNNNNNNNNNNNNNNNNNNNNNNNNNNNNNNNNNNNNNNNNNNNNNNNNNNNNNNNNNNNNNNNNNNNNNNNNNNNNNNNNNNNNNNNNNNNNNNNNNNNNNNNNNNNNNNNNNNNNNNNNNNNNNNNNNNNNNNNNNNNNNNNNNNNNNNNNNNNNNNNNNNNNNNNNNNNNNNNNNNNNNNNNNNNNNNNNNNNNNNNNNNNNNNNNNNNNNNNNNNNNNNNNNNNNNNNNNNNNNNNNNNNNNNNNNNNNNNNNNNNNNNNNNNNNNNNNNNNNNNNNNNNNNNNNNNNNNNNNNNNNNNNNNNNNNNNNNNNNNNNNNNNNNNNNNNNNNNNNNNNNNNNNNNNNNNNNNNNNNNNNNNNNNNNNNNNNNNNNNNNNNNNNNNNNNNNNNNNNNNNNNNNNNNNNNNNNNNNNNNNNNNNNNNNNNNNNNNNNNNNNNNNNNNNNNNNNNNNNNNNNNNNNNNNNNNNNNNNNNNNNNNNNNNNNNNNNNNNNNNNNNNNNNNNNNNNNNNNNNNNNNNNNNNNNNNNNNNNNNNNNNNNNNNNNNNNNNNNNNNNNNNNNNNNNNNNNNNNNNNNNNNNNNNNNNNNNNNNNNNNNNNNNNNNNNNNNNNNNNNNNNNNNNNNNNNNNNNNNNNNNNNNNNNNNNNNNNNNNNNNNNNNNNNNNNNNNNNNNNNNNNNNNNNNNNNNNNNNNNNNNNNNNNNNNNNNNNNNNNNNNNNNNNNNNNNNNNNNNNNNNNNNNNNNNNNNNNNNNNNNNNNNNNNNNNNNNNNNNNNNNNNNNNNNNNNNNNNNNNNNNNNNNNNNNNNNNNNNNNNNNNNNNNNNNNNNNNNNNNNNNNNNNNNNNNNNNNNNNNNNNNNNNNNNNNNNNNNNNNNNNNNNNNNNNNNNNNNNNNNNNNNNNNNNNNNNNNNNNNNNNNNNNNNNNNNNNNNNNNNNNNNNNNNNNNNNNNNNNNNNNNNNNNNNNNNNNNNNNNNNNNNNNNNNNNNNNNNNNNNNNNNNNNNNNNNNNNNNNNNNNNNNNNNNNNNNNNNNNNNNNNNNNNNNNNNNNNNNNNNNNNNNNNNNNNNNNNNNNNNNNNNNNNNNNNNNNNNNNNNNNNNNNNNNNNNNNNNNNNNNNNNNNNNNNNNNNNNNNNNNNNNNNNNNNNNNNNNNNNNNNNNNNNNNNNNNNNNNNNNNNNNNNNNNNNNNNNNNNNNNNNNNNNNNNNNNNNNNNNNNNNNGACTCTTGACAGACAAACGCGGAAGTGGTTCAGTAAGTTCCCTTGGTTTTCTTGACCTTATTTACCGCACGAGAGGTTATTCACTCTTAACTCAGGTCATCTTAGGCCGGAGAGTTACCTGTATGGAGATCGGTCGCTGATTGGTCGAGGCGTTACCTGTGCAGCTTCTCTCTGATTGGTTGATACACTTCGCGAAGTTACCAGTGAAGAGACAAAGTAGAGTTTAATCTTAATTCCCTTTTCAGTTGAATATCAGCTAATCGTTTGATCAGTTTAGCATTAATACACATTCAAATATAACGCAAATTATCTTCATCGCAAAATAAATTATAgatgcaataaatgataaatattatttcgCAAACAGGCATCCGTACCTAGTAACGGGGCAGCCCTCAGAAACCGAACATAAAGAGGGTGCGAGGTCAAACAATATCAGATTACCAAGTGACTTCAAGGCGTCAAGTAACACAAATTTACTCAAGGTAAGTTCTTAGATTAAAGTATGTTGTACTtctgctaaaagaaaaaaatatctgcaaGTTCTGTTGTATTTCAAATATTTGTTTCCGATATCACAGTTTCGAGATATTTCTAACAGGTGTATTCATACTCTATTCCACATATTTGTTCAGTTTCAAAGACAGTTTAGATTCTTTTAAAAAGTTTCTATGTATTTCTTCGCTTCATGTGACGTTATTCGTAAACCTTGAATATCAATAGAAAATTAATATGTAAACAtcttaagatatataaatagaattccGATCTTAAATGTAGTGAAAAATCCACTGTATGAATACAACAAAGCGCTGTTTTTATTGATCAGTACCAATTTCCAAGAAACCATGTCTGCAGCATATTTTTATTCATGCTTGCTCTCCTGCTCCAGATGCGCGTGCAGTTGGTGTTCCTGACGGTGGCGGCTCTGCTGAGTCCGTCATCCGCACTCTTCGACCTCCTCATCAAGAAGCCCGGCAAGGTCTTCGGCGCCGGAGCCTACAAGAACACGGGCTACACAGGCAGCCCCGGCTACGATGGCTTCTACAGCAGCCACCTGGGTTCTTCGAGTGACGCGGGGGTGCTCGGGGGAGGCGCCTCGGCGGGCATCACCTTCGGCGGCAGCGTCGGGGGTAGCATCGGGGGCGGCTTCGGGAGCGGCTTCGGAGGCGTTGGCAATAACTTTGGAGGTGCCTCTGGCGGGAACTTCGGCGGTGCCTCTGGCGGGAACTTCGGCGGTGCTTCTGGCGGGAACTTCGGCGGTGCCTCTGGCGGGAACTTCGGGGGTGTCTCTGGGGGCAACTTTGGAGCTGCGGGAGGTGGTCTGAATGCCGCTTCCGGAGGTTTCTCAAACGGCGCCGGCGTGGCTGCTGGCTCGGCGGGAAACATCTTTAACTTTGGCGGAAATGGAGGTGCTGGAGGCACCGGCGTAGTGGCCGGGGGCGTCAGCGGCGCTGCCTTGTGTCCAGCAGTTACGAAGCCAGCCATCACTGAAGTAACACTAACGCAGTTCTCGACCGAGTACGTGACGGTTCCCCAGCCCATCACGTCAGTCGTGTTCAACACGGTCCCCTTCCACAAGACCCTTTTCGTCACAGCCACGACCCTCACGACCGTCACCGAGCCCGCCCAGACCGGCTTCTGCACCACCACTCAGGTCGTGTTCAGCACCGAGGCCGTAAAGCAGGCCAAGATCGTGACCGTGACTAACCCGCAGACCGTGACCAACGTCGTGCAGGACACCAAGACCGTCACCAACACCTTGACCCGCACCGACCTGACCACGCTCGTCCGCACGCAGACGCAGCA
This region of Penaeus monodon isolate SGIC_2016 chromosome 27, NSTDA_Pmon_1, whole genome shotgun sequence genomic DNA includes:
- the LOC119590425 gene encoding keratin, type II cytoskeletal 1-like, whose protein sequence is MHLADGYRHPYLVTGQPSETEHKEGARSNNIRLPSDFKASSNTNLLKMRVQLVFLTVAALLSPSSALFDLLIKKPGKVFGAGAYKNTGYTGSPGYDGFYSSHLGSSSDAGVLGGGASAGITFGGSVGGSIGGGFGSGFGGVGNNFGGASGGNFGGASGGNFGGASGGNFGGASGGNFGGVSGGNFGAAGGGLNAASGGFSNGAGVAAGSAGNIFNFGGNGGAGGTGVVAGGVSGAALCPAVTKPAITEVTLTQFSTEYVTVPQPITSVVFNTVPFHKTLFVTATTLTTVTEPAQTGFCTTTQVVFSTEAVKQAKIVTVTNPQTVTNVVQDTKTVTNTLTRTDLTTLVRTQTQQVWETVTSTHYTTHTVATWQYVTDTVTATYDVWTKTIKPVAQAIWVSTTELVWNPVTVTTTMSKTAYKTVWQQCGGY